From Apium graveolens cultivar Ventura unplaced genomic scaffold, ASM990537v1 ctg3762, whole genome shotgun sequence, a single genomic window includes:
- the LOC141701349 gene encoding putative RNA polymerase II subunit B1 CTD phosphatase RPAP2 homolog, translating into MRIKENVAVEHGIVVVGDANAIEGYVPRSSRVGDGKNRKQVVKPPRKKKPAEKIDMKFSEVDFMSTIITQDEYSVSKVPSQLKANDFGLEVNGSESGYRFREMNDQSVELGTSSARASSSSKSECEGPKQEGSVVDMIDNLSISDVSGNACQGGAGVNVMAAEKGAHSGNTAECNASLPKTSLKSSSSKNVTRTVTWADEKSIGNRTLSEVGELEDKKHDSKGLNQVNMEEYDSLRLESAEACALALSQAAEAVASGDSDVPDAVSEAGIIVMPPPMYEEPMDADIDMDLEPAAIKWPNKQGITASDFFDNSDDSWYDDIPEGFSLNLSPFASMYMVLFSWMSSSSLAYIYGRDGSSHEEFLSANGREYPRRVIAMDNRSSEIKLAVAEFLSRTLPELVNDLRLPVPVSTLEKGMSYLLDTMSFMDPVPPFGTKQWHVIIFLFLDALSVSRVPSIASYMPSNRKLLQKVLAGANISEEEYGLMKDLVLPLGRVAYFSAQSGG; encoded by the exons TGGTTAAACCTCCTAGGAAGAAGAAGCCTGCTGAGAAAATTGACATGAAATTCAGTGAGGTTGACTTTATGAGTACCATTATTACTCAAGATGAGTATAGTGTATCGAAAGTACCATCACAGTTAAAGGCTAATGATTTTGGTTTAGAAGTTAATGGTTCGGAGAGTGGATATAGGTTTCGAGAAATGAATGATCAGTCTGTGGAATTGGGAACGTCTTCTGCTCGTGCTTCGAGCAGTTCAAAAAGTGAATGTGAAGGGCCGAAACAGGAAGGGAGTGTTGTTGATATGATTGATAATCTTAGTATATCGGATGTGTCTGGGAATGCTTGTCAGGGTGGAGCTGGGGTGAATGTTATGGCAGCAGAGAAGGGAGCTCATAGTGGAAACACAGCTGAATGTAATGCTTCCCTGCCAAAGACTTCTTTGAAATCGTCAAGTTCAAAGAATGTTACACGCACTGTTACATGGGCTGATGAGAAGAGTATTGGCAATAGAACACTTTCTGAAGTTGGTGAGTTGGAAGATAAAAAACATGATTCGAAGGGCCTCAATCAAGTAAATATGGAAGAATACGATTCATTAAGATTAGAATCAGCAGAAGCTTGTGCACTGGCACTGAGCCAAGCAGCGGAAGCTGTTGCATCCGGAGATTCTGATGTCCCTGATGCAG TTTCCGAAGCAGGAATAATTGTAATGCCCCCACCAATGTACGAAGAACCAATGGATGCAGACATTGATATGGACTTGGAACCGGCAGCTATAAAGTGGCCAAATAAACAGGGCATTACAGCTTCTGATTTTTTTGATAACTCTGATGATTCTTGGTATGATGATATTCCAGAAGGATTTAGTTTAAAT TTGTCGCCATTTGCATCAATGTATATGGTGCTCTTTTCATGGATGTCGTCATCTTCATTGGCTTATATATATGGGCGGGATGGAAGTTCCCATGAAGAGTTTCTCTCCGCTAATGGAAGGGAATACCCCCGTAGAGTAATAGCCATGGATAATCGTTCTTCTGAAATTAAGCTGGCTGTTGCTGAATTTCTTTCCCGTACTTTGCCAGAGCTTGTTAATGATCTTAGACTCCCAGTACCAGTATCAACGTTGGAGAAGGGAATG TCCTACTTGCTGGACACAATGTCCTTTATGGATCCAGTTCCTCCATTCGGAACAAAGCAGTGGCACGTGATTATCTTTTTGTTTCTTGATGCGCTCTCTGTTTCCAGGGTTCCTTCAATTGCTTCATATATGCCAAGCAACAGAAAATTGCTTCAGAAG GTGTTGGCTGGTGCAAATATAAGTGAAGAAGAGTATGGGCTTATGAAGGATCTAGTACTTCCACTTGGCCGAGTGGCTTACTTTTCTGCACAAAGTGGAGGATAA